In Streptomyces hawaiiensis, one genomic interval encodes:
- a CDS encoding glycosyltransferase, with translation MGQTARVSAVVWTAAGSLLAWLWLLLCQGFFWRTDVRLPPRAEPDAWPSVCVVVPARDEAAVLPAALPSLLAQDYPGRAEIFLVDDGSADGTGELARELARRHGGLPLTVSSPGEPPTGWTGKLWAVRHGIGLARARGPEYLLLTDADIAHAPDSLRELVAAARPGGFDVVSQMARLRVESVWERLVVPAFVYFFAQLYPFRRIAGQGRTAAAAGGCVLLRAEAAERARIPDAIRHAVIDDVALARAVKRGGGRVWLGLAERVDSVRPYPRLHDLWRMVSRSAYAQLRHNPALLAGTVAGLALVYLVPPLAVLAGLAAGQAPAAVIGGLAWLVMAGTYVPILRYYRQPLWLAPLLPFTAFLYLLMTVDSAVQHHRGRGAAWKGRTYARPDAVPDEG, from the coding sequence GTGGGGCAGACTGCGCGCGTGAGCGCCGTTGTGTGGACTGCCGCTGGATCACTGCTCGCCTGGCTGTGGCTGCTGCTCTGTCAGGGCTTCTTCTGGCGCACCGATGTGCGACTGCCGCCGCGCGCGGAGCCGGACGCGTGGCCCTCCGTGTGCGTGGTCGTCCCCGCTCGCGACGAGGCGGCCGTGCTGCCCGCCGCGCTGCCGTCGCTGCTCGCTCAGGACTATCCGGGGCGGGCGGAGATCTTCCTCGTCGACGACGGCAGTGCGGACGGCACCGGTGAGCTGGCGCGCGAGCTGGCACGCCGGCACGGCGGGCTGCCACTGACCGTGAGCTCGCCGGGCGAGCCGCCGACGGGCTGGACCGGCAAGCTGTGGGCGGTGCGCCACGGCATCGGGCTGGCACGCGCGCGTGGGCCCGAGTACCTCCTCCTGACGGACGCCGACATCGCGCACGCGCCGGACAGTCTGCGGGAGCTGGTGGCGGCGGCCCGTCCCGGTGGATTCGACGTCGTCTCCCAGATGGCCCGGCTGCGGGTGGAGAGCGTGTGGGAACGGCTCGTCGTGCCGGCGTTCGTCTACTTCTTCGCCCAGCTCTACCCCTTCCGCCGGATCGCCGGGCAGGGCCGGACGGCGGCCGCGGCCGGGGGCTGCGTATTGCTGCGGGCGGAGGCCGCCGAGCGGGCGCGGATCCCGGATGCGATCCGGCACGCCGTGATCGACGACGTGGCGCTCGCCCGGGCCGTCAAGCGCGGCGGCGGCCGCGTCTGGCTGGGGCTCGCCGAGCGGGTGGACAGCGTGCGGCCGTATCCGCGGCTGCACGACCTGTGGCGCATGGTGTCGCGCAGTGCGTACGCCCAGCTGCGGCACAACCCTGCGCTGCTGGCCGGGACGGTCGCCGGGCTGGCGCTGGTGTATCTGGTCCCGCCCTTGGCGGTCCTGGCCGGTCTCGCCGCCGGCCAGGCGCCGGCCGCGGTCATCGGCGGCCTCGCGTGGCTCGTCATGGCGGGGACGTACGTCCCGATTCTCCGCTACTACCGGCAGCCGCTGTGGCTCGCTCCCCTGCTGCCGTTCACCGCGTTCCTCTATCTCCTCATGACGGTCGATTCGGCGGTGCAGCACCACCGGGGACGGGGAGCGGCCTGGAAGGGCCGCACCTACGCCCGGCCGGACGCCGTGCCCGACGAGGGCTGA
- a CDS encoding 3-hydroxybutyrate dehydrogenase: protein MTASRALPAPHASPLDLGGRTALVTGAAGGIGRACALRLAAAGAKVRAVDRDAAGLATLADQGRGLAGTVEPHVLDLTDLDAAELAAVGTDVLVNNAGIQLVRPIEEFPPDVFHTVLTVMLEAPFRLIRGALPHMYGQGWGRVVNVSSVHGLRASAYKSAYVAAKHGLEGLSKTTALEGAPHGVTSNCVNPAYVRTPLVEKQLADQAQAHGMPEERVLAEVLLKGSAVKRLIEPEEVAEAVAYLCGPQASFVTGTSLVLDGGWTAH, encoded by the coding sequence ATGACCGCGTCCCGTGCCCTCCCGGCCCCCCACGCCTCCCCGCTCGACCTGGGGGGCCGCACCGCGCTCGTCACCGGCGCCGCCGGCGGCATCGGCCGTGCCTGCGCGCTGCGGCTCGCGGCCGCCGGGGCCAAGGTGAGAGCCGTCGACCGGGACGCCGCGGGCCTGGCGACACTGGCCGACCAGGGGCGCGGCCTCGCCGGCACGGTAGAGCCGCACGTCCTCGACCTCACCGATCTGGACGCCGCCGAACTCGCCGCCGTCGGCACCGACGTCCTCGTCAACAACGCCGGGATCCAACTGGTGCGCCCCATCGAGGAGTTCCCGCCCGACGTGTTCCACACGGTGCTCACCGTGATGCTGGAGGCACCGTTCCGGCTCATCCGCGGGGCCCTGCCCCACATGTACGGGCAGGGGTGGGGCCGCGTCGTGAACGTGTCGTCCGTCCATGGGTTGCGCGCCTCGGCCTACAAGTCGGCCTATGTGGCCGCCAAACACGGTCTGGAAGGACTGTCCAAGACCACCGCCCTCGAAGGCGCGCCCCACGGTGTCACCTCGAACTGTGTGAACCCCGCCTATGTGCGCACCCCACTGGTCGAGAAACAGCTCGCCGACCAGGCGCAGGCGCACGGCATGCCCGAGGAGCGCGTCCTGGCGGAGGTGCTGCTCAAGGGCAGCGCCGTCAAGCGGCTGATCGAACCGGAGGAGGTCGCCGAGGCGGTGGCGTATCTGTGCGGTCCGCAGGCGTCCTTCGTGACTGGTACCTCGCTCGTCCTCGACGGTGGCTGGACCGCCCACTGA
- a CDS encoding helix-turn-helix domain-containing protein, translated as MSSDHVQSTEMPFLELLARGASADAYEQPELLARAEGRSAEWIATLRQAKPLALRVRAELEGRRRREAELSALFETAHDLAGLRDLDAVLQAIVQRARSLLGTDVAYLSLNDTERGDTYMRVTEGSVAARFQQLRLGMGEGLGGLVAQTARPYVTDDYFKDDRFQHTLTIDAGVRDEGLVAILGVPLTLGHHVIGVLFAADRRARVFEREQIALLGSFAALAAAAIDTANLLAETRSAVAGLERANEIIRDRSGVIERASDVHDRLAELVLRGGGVHDVAAAVSEILDGTVEFAEAGAAPAGALEKSGAEGHAVLHETDWVAAVAAGGELLGALVLRGHPGLDPVDQRTLERAAMVTSLLLLARRSAAEAEQRVRGELLDDLLDARDRDPRLLRERAARLHADLDALHVVLAARLEGVAADADQEADARRRLAAAASHLAATRHGLAAVRDGGTVLLLPLRPGDTATGLARRAARHLGTAVHAPVTVGASAPAEDLATCPETVATAYAEARRCLEALRVLGRCGDGAAAEDFGFLGLLLAGDRDIPGFVDRTIGQVVAYDRRRGTELLRTLDAYFACGMSPARTKDRLHVHVNTVAQRLERVGRLLGDDWQSPARALEIQLALRLHQLSAPAQH; from the coding sequence ATGTCCAGCGATCACGTGCAGTCCACCGAGATGCCGTTCCTCGAGCTCCTGGCCCGGGGCGCGTCGGCCGACGCCTATGAGCAGCCGGAACTGCTCGCGCGTGCCGAAGGGCGCTCGGCGGAGTGGATCGCCACGCTCCGGCAGGCCAAGCCGCTCGCCCTGCGCGTGCGCGCCGAGCTGGAGGGACGACGCCGGCGCGAGGCCGAGCTGTCCGCCCTGTTCGAGACCGCCCACGACCTCGCCGGGCTGCGCGACCTCGACGCGGTACTCCAGGCGATCGTGCAGCGCGCCCGCTCGCTGCTGGGCACGGACGTCGCCTACCTCAGCCTGAACGACACGGAGCGCGGCGACACTTACATGCGGGTCACCGAGGGCTCGGTCGCGGCCCGGTTCCAGCAGCTGCGGCTCGGCATGGGAGAGGGACTCGGCGGCCTGGTCGCACAGACCGCGCGCCCCTATGTCACCGACGACTACTTCAAGGACGACCGCTTCCAGCACACCCTCACCATCGACGCGGGCGTGCGGGACGAGGGGCTGGTGGCCATCCTCGGGGTGCCGCTGACACTCGGGCACCACGTCATCGGCGTGCTGTTCGCCGCGGACCGCCGCGCCCGGGTCTTCGAGCGGGAGCAGATCGCCCTGCTCGGCTCCTTCGCCGCCCTCGCCGCGGCCGCCATCGACACCGCCAACCTGCTCGCCGAGACCCGCTCGGCCGTCGCCGGCCTGGAGCGGGCGAACGAGATCATCCGGGACCGCAGCGGCGTCATCGAGCGCGCCTCCGACGTGCACGACCGGCTCGCCGAGCTCGTCCTGCGCGGCGGCGGGGTGCACGACGTGGCTGCCGCGGTCTCCGAGATCCTCGACGGCACCGTCGAGTTCGCCGAGGCCGGCGCGGCACCCGCCGGAGCCCTGGAGAAGTCCGGTGCGGAGGGGCACGCGGTGCTGCACGAGACCGACTGGGTCGCCGCGGTCGCCGCCGGCGGCGAACTGCTCGGCGCACTGGTGCTGCGGGGGCACCCGGGACTCGACCCCGTCGACCAGCGCACCCTGGAGCGTGCCGCCATGGTCACCTCCCTGCTGCTCCTGGCCCGCAGATCCGCCGCCGAGGCCGAACAGCGCGTGCGCGGTGAGCTGCTGGACGACCTGCTGGACGCCCGTGACCGCGACCCGCGCCTGCTGCGGGAGCGCGCGGCCCGGCTGCACGCCGACCTCGACGCACTCCATGTGGTGCTGGCCGCGCGGCTGGAGGGCGTCGCGGCCGATGCCGACCAGGAGGCGGACGCCCGCAGACGCCTGGCAGCGGCGGCGTCCCACCTGGCCGCGACCCGGCACGGCCTGGCCGCCGTGCGCGACGGCGGCACCGTCCTGCTGCTGCCCCTGCGCCCCGGCGACACCGCCACCGGCCTGGCCCGCCGCGCCGCCCGGCACCTGGGCACAGCGGTCCACGCACCGGTCACGGTCGGCGCATCCGCACCCGCCGAGGACCTTGCCACCTGCCCCGAGACCGTGGCGACGGCCTACGCGGAGGCCCGCCGCTGCCTGGAGGCCCTGCGCGTCCTCGGCCGCTGTGGGGACGGGGCCGCCGCCGAGGACTTCGGCTTCCTGGGACTGCTCCTGGCCGGCGACCGGGACATCCCGGGTTTCGTCGACCGCACCATCGGCCAGGTCGTCGCCTACGACCGGCGGCGCGGCACGGAACTGCTGCGCACCCTCGACGCGTACTTCGCCTGCGGCATGAGCCCCGCCCGCACCAAGGACCGACTGCACGTCCATGTGAACACGGTCGCCCAGCGCCTGGAGCGCGTCGGCCGCCTCCTCGGCGACGACTGGCAGAGCCCGGCGCGGGCACTGGAGATCCAACTCGCTCTGCGCCTGCACCAGTTGTCGGCGCCGGCACAACACTGA
- a CDS encoding NUDIX hydrolase codes for MATPDFIRTLRASAGHQLLWLPGVTALVFDDEGRVLLNRRADTRKWSVIGGIPDPGEQPAACAVREVHEETAVRCVAERVVLVQALQPVTYENGDTCQYMDITFRCRAVGGEARVNDDESLDVAWFDVDTLPELDEFGLFRIKQALSEAPTWFDPTASG; via the coding sequence ATGGCTACTCCCGACTTCATCCGCACACTCCGCGCCTCGGCCGGTCATCAGCTGCTCTGGCTTCCCGGGGTCACCGCCCTCGTCTTCGACGACGAGGGCAGAGTGCTGCTCAACCGCCGGGCCGACACCCGCAAGTGGTCCGTGATCGGAGGCATCCCGGACCCGGGGGAGCAGCCCGCGGCCTGCGCGGTGCGGGAGGTCCACGAGGAGACGGCCGTGCGCTGCGTCGCCGAACGGGTCGTCCTCGTCCAGGCCCTGCAGCCCGTCACGTACGAGAACGGCGACACCTGCCAGTACATGGACATCACCTTCCGCTGCCGGGCCGTCGGCGGCGAGGCTCGGGTCAACGACGACGAGTCGCTGGACGTGGCCTGGTTCGATGTCGACACGCTGCCCGAGCTGGACGAGTTCGGCCTGTTCCGGATCAAGCAGGCCCTGTCGGAAGCCCCCACATGGTTCGACCCCACTGCCTCCGGCTGA
- a CDS encoding TerD family protein, with amino-acid sequence MLKGSNTPVPTAALRVELGWRAVAGVPDADASALLLIGGKVRSDADFVFYNQPAHSSGAIRHEGKRTTDGRVTDALLVDLARVEPAIETVVLAASSDGGPFGQVPGLYIEVQDAAQGAPVARFDNPGATTETAFVLGEFYRRQGAWKFRAVGQGYSSGLEGLATDYGITVDEPQQAAPAPAVAPAPPAATPPEPVRLTKVTLTKAAPSVSLTKQGGTSGALHVNLNWEVRKQFSGWSGKFGRPTAMHSDLDLDLCALYELDDGSKGVVQALGNSFGALHQPPYIHLDGDDRTGAVSTGENLTVNLDHKNAFRRILIFVTIYEGARSFADLHASVTLQPQHGAPIEFSLDECTVPSLVCALALITNTGGDLIVRREARYLVPARGVSPQRTVDHAYGWGMNWTPGRK; translated from the coding sequence ATGCTGAAAGGTTCAAATACTCCGGTGCCCACCGCGGCGTTGCGGGTGGAATTGGGGTGGCGGGCCGTGGCGGGCGTGCCCGACGCCGACGCCTCCGCTTTGCTGCTGATCGGCGGAAAGGTCCGCTCGGACGCGGACTTCGTCTTCTACAACCAGCCCGCGCACTCCTCCGGCGCGATCCGGCACGAGGGCAAGCGCACCACCGACGGCCGGGTCACCGACGCGCTCCTCGTCGACCTCGCGCGCGTGGAGCCCGCGATCGAGACGGTCGTCCTCGCCGCCTCCTCCGACGGCGGCCCCTTCGGACAGGTCCCCGGCCTGTACATCGAGGTCCAGGACGCAGCCCAGGGCGCGCCGGTGGCCCGCTTCGACAACCCGGGCGCCACCACTGAAACCGCTTTCGTGCTGGGCGAGTTCTACCGCCGCCAGGGCGCCTGGAAGTTCCGCGCCGTCGGCCAGGGCTACAGCAGCGGACTCGAAGGGCTGGCCACGGACTACGGCATCACGGTGGACGAGCCCCAGCAGGCCGCACCGGCCCCGGCCGTCGCACCGGCGCCCCCCGCGGCCACGCCGCCCGAGCCCGTCCGCCTCACCAAGGTGACGCTCACCAAGGCGGCCCCCTCGGTCTCCCTCACCAAGCAGGGCGGCACCTCCGGCGCGCTGCACGTGAACCTCAACTGGGAGGTGCGCAAGCAGTTCTCGGGGTGGAGCGGCAAGTTCGGGCGCCCGACCGCGATGCACTCCGACCTCGACCTCGACCTGTGCGCGCTGTACGAACTCGACGACGGCAGCAAGGGCGTCGTACAGGCCCTCGGCAACAGTTTCGGGGCGCTGCACCAGCCTCCGTACATCCACCTCGACGGCGACGACCGCACCGGCGCCGTGTCGACGGGTGAGAACCTCACCGTCAACCTCGACCACAAGAACGCCTTCCGGCGCATCCTCATCTTCGTCACCATCTACGAAGGTGCCCGCTCCTTCGCCGACCTGCACGCCTCGGTCACGCTCCAGCCGCAGCACGGGGCACCGATCGAGTTCTCGCTCGACGAGTGCACCGTCCCCTCACTCGTGTGCGCGCTCGCCCTGATCACCAACACCGGCGGCGATCTGATCGTCCGGCGGGAGGCGCGCTACCTGGTGCCCGCGCGCGGAGTGAGCCCGCAGCGGACCGTCGACCACGCTTACGGGTGGGGCATGAACTGGACCCCCGGCCGCAAGTGA
- the lnt gene encoding apolipoprotein N-acyltransferase, translating to MTVTATSVGESDQLEPRIAPGARTWARRLVRLVPAAAAALSGLLLYVSFPPRTLWWLALPAFAVFGWVLRGRGWKAALGLGYLFGLGFLLPLLVWTGVEVGPGPWLALVAIEALFVALVGAGVAAVSRLPGWPVWAAAVWIAGEAARARAPFNGFPWGKVAFGQADGVFLPLAAVGGTPVLGFAVVLCGFGLYEAVRLGLERRATGVVRRAAAAVAVLSMGVPVLGAFAARALVSDKAEDGSVTVAVVQGNVPRAGLDFNSQRRAVLDYHARETERLAAEVKAGKVARPDFVLWPENSSDIDPFANPDARAVIDAAATSIGVPISVGGVVERDGKLYNEQILWDPVKGPVDTYDKRQIQPFGEYLPLRSLIGAINPNWTAMVRQDFSRGTKPGVFTMDGAKVGLVTCYEAAFDWTVRSEVTDGAQMISVPSNNATFDRSEMTYQQLAMSRVRAVEHSRTVTVPVTSGVSAIIMPDGRITQKTGMFVADSLVQKVPLRSSQTPATRLGILPEVALVLVAAGGLGWAVGAGLRGRRAGDV from the coding sequence GTGACCGTCACCGCAACCTCCGTCGGCGAATCGGACCAGCTGGAGCCGCGGATCGCGCCCGGGGCGCGGACGTGGGCCCGGCGGCTCGTACGTCTTGTTCCGGCCGCCGCAGCCGCGCTCTCCGGCCTGCTCCTCTACGTCTCCTTCCCGCCCCGCACCCTGTGGTGGCTGGCCCTGCCGGCCTTCGCCGTCTTCGGTTGGGTGCTGCGCGGCCGGGGCTGGAAGGCGGCACTCGGCCTCGGCTACCTCTTCGGCCTCGGCTTCCTGCTGCCGCTGCTGGTGTGGACCGGAGTGGAGGTGGGGCCGGGCCCCTGGCTCGCCCTGGTGGCGATCGAGGCGCTCTTCGTCGCCCTGGTCGGCGCGGGGGTCGCGGCCGTGTCGAGGCTGCCCGGCTGGCCGGTGTGGGCGGCCGCCGTGTGGATCGCCGGTGAGGCGGCACGCGCGCGTGCGCCCTTCAACGGCTTCCCCTGGGGAAAGGTCGCCTTCGGCCAGGCGGACGGTGTGTTCCTGCCGCTCGCCGCGGTGGGCGGCACCCCGGTGCTCGGCTTCGCCGTGGTCCTGTGCGGCTTCGGACTGTACGAGGCCGTGCGTCTCGGCCTGGAGCGGCGGGCCACCGGGGTCGTGCGCCGCGCGGCGGCGGCCGTCGCCGTGTTGAGCATGGGCGTCCCGGTCCTGGGGGCGTTCGCCGCCCGGGCGCTGGTCAGCGACAAGGCCGAGGACGGCAGTGTGACCGTCGCGGTGGTCCAGGGGAATGTGCCCCGAGCCGGCCTCGACTTCAACTCCCAGCGGCGGGCCGTGCTCGACTACCATGCGCGCGAGACGGAACGCCTGGCCGCCGAGGTCAAGGCGGGCAAGGTCGCACGGCCCGACTTCGTGCTGTGGCCGGAGAACTCCTCCGACATCGATCCCTTCGCCAACCCCGACGCCCGCGCCGTCATCGACGCGGCGGCGACGTCCATCGGCGTGCCCATCTCGGTCGGCGGCGTCGTCGAGCGGGATGGCAAGCTGTACAACGAGCAGATCCTGTGGGACCCGGTGAAGGGCCCCGTCGACACCTACGACAAGCGCCAGATCCAGCCGTTCGGCGAGTACCTGCCGCTGCGTTCGCTCATCGGCGCGATCAACCCGAACTGGACGGCGATGGTCCGCCAGGACTTCAGCCGGGGCACCAAGCCGGGCGTGTTCACCATGGACGGCGCCAAGGTCGGCCTCGTCACCTGCTACGAGGCGGCCTTCGACTGGACCGTGCGCTCCGAGGTCACCGACGGCGCCCAGATGATCTCCGTGCCGAGCAACAACGCCACCTTCGACCGCAGCGAGATGACCTACCAGCAGCTCGCCATGTCCCGTGTACGGGCGGTCGAGCACAGCCGGACCGTGACGGTGCCGGTGACCAGCGGTGTCAGCGCGATCATCATGCCGGACGGCAGGATCACGCAGAAGACCGGCATGTTCGTGGCCGACTCGCTGGTGCAGAAGGTGCCGCTGCGGTCCTCGCAGACCCCCGCCACGCGCCTCGGCATCCTGCCGGAGGTCGCCCTCGTGCTGGTAGCGGCCGGAGGACTCGGCTGGGCCGTCGGCGCCGGGCTGCGCGGGCGACGCGCCGGTGACGTGTAG
- a CDS encoding O-antigen ligase family protein, with protein sequence MTSASGPDADGERRIVSDAAGVVVLGACAVWSLITAAVHDGRPEGVLLAVLAVAAGYAAGRISGALLPVGAPLAGALAGIALTVAVPHLAPGPQIAAPLGHAGATAAVLTLSAGAACCAAWAAPVPAVRFALRLLAAGTAVLAAVLGSTSGFVTCLAVLVCSLAAGRTRHRGAGMAVLAAVAAVVTGLVWALATRAVPGGFVAALEGRLTPHRVRLWQDAWHLLGDDAALGTGPGRFGELSPTSAQSLLSDGKPHSAPLQQAAEQGIVGVVLLAAAFVWVLYALWRGPRPTPVALTAGAALTALAAIAAIGNALSFTAVSVGAGLLAGMATARPIEPSSRAPEAQVRGAGRSLLSDSQ encoded by the coding sequence GTGACGTCTGCGTCCGGGCCGGACGCGGACGGCGAGAGACGAATCGTTTCTGACGCGGCGGGTGTCGTGGTGCTGGGCGCCTGCGCCGTCTGGTCCCTGATCACGGCGGCCGTGCACGACGGCAGGCCCGAGGGGGTTCTCCTGGCGGTGCTGGCCGTGGCCGCCGGGTACGCCGCCGGGCGGATCAGCGGGGCGCTGCTTCCGGTCGGCGCGCCCTTGGCCGGAGCTCTGGCCGGCATCGCGCTGACGGTGGCCGTTCCGCACCTCGCTCCGGGCCCGCAGATCGCCGCACCCCTGGGGCATGCCGGGGCCACCGCCGCCGTGCTGACGCTGTCGGCCGGTGCCGCGTGCTGTGCGGCCTGGGCCGCGCCGGTGCCGGCCGTTCGGTTCGCCCTGCGCCTGCTGGCGGCGGGCACCGCGGTGCTGGCGGCCGTGCTCGGTTCGACCAGCGGCTTCGTGACCTGTCTCGCGGTGCTGGTGTGCTCTCTGGCCGCCGGCCGCACCCGTCACCGCGGCGCCGGCATGGCCGTACTGGCCGCGGTCGCCGCTGTGGTGACCGGCCTGGTCTGGGCGCTGGCCACGCGGGCCGTGCCGGGCGGGTTCGTGGCCGCTCTGGAGGGGCGGCTGACACCGCATCGCGTGCGGCTGTGGCAGGACGCGTGGCATCTGCTGGGCGACGACGCCGCGCTGGGGACCGGCCCGGGCCGCTTCGGGGAGCTGAGCCCGACGTCCGCCCAGTCACTGCTGTCCGACGGCAAGCCCCACTCGGCGCCTCTGCAGCAGGCGGCGGAACAGGGGATCGTCGGCGTGGTCCTGCTGGCGGCGGCGTTCGTCTGGGTCCTGTACGCGCTGTGGCGTGGCCCGCGCCCGACGCCGGTGGCGCTCACCGCCGGCGCGGCCCTGACGGCGCTCGCCGCCATCGCCGCGATCGGCAACGCGTTGAGCTTCACGGCCGTTTCGGTGGGGGCGGGCCTGCTGGCGGGCATGGCCACGGCGCGTCCCATCGAACCGTCGAGCCGGGCTCCGGAGGCACAGGTGCGGGGAGCGGGACGCAGTCTGCTCAGTGACAGTCAGTGA
- a CDS encoding glutamate racemase, producing the protein MKIALMDSGIGLLAATAAVRRLRPDADLVLSLDPDGMPWGPRTTQDLTERALAVAEAAAARRPDALIVGCNTATVHALTALRARLEPALPVIGTVPAIKPAAAGGGHLAIWATPATTGSPYQKDLIRNFAGDVPVTEVPCWGLAEAVEHADETAIDAAVSAAAALTPDDVTTVVLGCTHYELVAERIRTAVQRPGRPPLVLHGSAGAVAAQALRRLGEQPAPGAPPHGTLTVLLSGREGALPATALAYAEGRLLQAVTPAG; encoded by the coding sequence GTGAAGATCGCGCTCATGGACTCCGGAATCGGTCTGCTGGCGGCCACCGCGGCGGTACGGCGGCTGCGCCCCGACGCCGATCTCGTGCTCTCCCTGGACCCCGACGGCATGCCGTGGGGCCCGCGCACCACGCAGGACCTCACCGAGCGTGCCCTGGCCGTCGCCGAGGCGGCCGCCGCGCGCCGTCCCGACGCCCTGATCGTCGGCTGCAACACCGCGACCGTGCACGCGCTCACCGCCCTGCGCGCCCGCCTCGAACCGGCACTGCCGGTCATCGGCACCGTCCCCGCGATCAAGCCGGCCGCGGCCGGCGGCGGGCACCTCGCGATCTGGGCCACCCCGGCCACCACCGGCAGCCCCTACCAGAAGGACCTGATCCGGAACTTCGCCGGCGACGTGCCCGTCACCGAGGTGCCCTGCTGGGGCCTCGCCGAGGCCGTGGAACACGCGGACGAGACGGCGATCGACGCGGCCGTGTCCGCGGCCGCCGCCCTCACCCCGGACGATGTGACCACCGTCGTCCTGGGCTGCACCCACTACGAACTGGTCGCCGAGCGCATCCGGACCGCCGTCCAGCGCCCCGGCCGCCCGCCCCTCGTGCTGCACGGCTCCGCCGGCGCGGTGGCCGCCCAGGCGTTGCGCCGGCTCGGCGAGCAGCCCGCGCCGGGAGCCCCACCGCACGGCACGCTCACCGTGCTGCTCAGCGGACGCGAGGGCGCGCTGCCCGCTACCGCCCTGGCGTACGCCGAAGGACGTCTGCTGCAGGCGGTCACGCCCGCCGGCTGA
- a CDS encoding MFS transporter: MSSPATAPPPPASLKRIVAASLIGTTIEWYDFFLYGSAAALVFNKLFFPDSDPLVGTLLSFLTYAVGFAARPLGALVFGHYGDRLGRKKLLVLSLLLMGGATFAIGLLPTHASIGSAAPVLLTVLRLVQGFALGGEWGGAVLLVSEHGDARRRGFWASWPQTGAPAGQLLATGVLSLLTALLSDAAFGSWGWRVPFLLSGVLVIVGLWIRLSVDESPVFKQALAQAEARRADVAAEAEKLPLVSVLRHHWRDVLVAMGARMAENISYYVITAFILVYATTSAGVSKQTALNAVLIASAVHFAVIPAWGALSDRIGRRPVYLMGAVGVGLWMFPFFSLIDTGGFGNLILAVTVGLVLHGAMYAPQAAFFTEMFATRMRYSGASIGAQFASVAAGAPAPLIATALLSDYGSSTPIALYVIAAAVLTVIAVAAAEETRHRDLADVALPTGPGADRTTAAAQDARTT, encoded by the coding sequence ATGTCCTCCCCCGCAACCGCTCCCCCACCCCCCGCCAGCCTCAAACGCATCGTCGCCGCCAGCCTCATCGGCACCACCATCGAGTGGTACGACTTCTTCCTCTACGGCTCCGCCGCCGCGCTCGTGTTCAACAAGCTGTTCTTCCCGGACTCCGACCCGCTCGTCGGCACGCTGCTGTCGTTCCTGACGTACGCGGTCGGGTTCGCCGCCCGGCCGCTGGGCGCGCTGGTGTTCGGGCACTACGGCGACCGGCTCGGACGCAAGAAGCTGCTGGTGCTGAGTCTGCTGCTGATGGGCGGGGCGACCTTCGCCATCGGGCTGCTGCCGACGCACGCCTCCATCGGATCCGCCGCGCCGGTGCTGCTCACCGTGCTCCGGCTGGTCCAGGGGTTCGCGCTCGGCGGTGAGTGGGGCGGCGCTGTGCTGCTGGTGTCGGAGCACGGGGACGCGCGGCGGCGCGGGTTCTGGGCGTCGTGGCCGCAGACCGGAGCGCCGGCGGGGCAGCTTCTCGCCACCGGGGTGCTGTCACTGCTCACGGCCCTGCTGTCGGACGCCGCGTTCGGAAGCTGGGGCTGGCGGGTGCCGTTCCTGCTCTCCGGGGTGCTGGTCATCGTCGGTTTGTGGATTCGTCTGTCTGTCGATGAATCGCCGGTCTTCAAGCAGGCGCTGGCGCAGGCCGAGGCCCGCAGGGCGGACGTCGCGGCGGAGGCCGAGAAGCTGCCGCTCGTCTCCGTACTGCGGCACCACTGGCGCGACGTCCTGGTCGCCATGGGGGCGCGCATGGCGGAGAACATCAGCTACTACGTCATCACCGCGTTCATCCTCGTCTACGCCACCACCTCGGCCGGCGTCTCCAAGCAGACCGCGCTGAACGCGGTGCTCATCGCCTCGGCCGTGCACTTCGCCGTCATCCCGGCGTGGGGCGCGCTGTCCGACCGGATCGGCCGACGGCCCGTGTATCTGATGGGTGCGGTGGGTGTCGGGCTGTGGATGTTCCCGTTCTTCTCGCTGATCGACACCGGCGGCTTCGGCAACCTGATCCTCGCCGTCACCGTCGGGCTGGTCCTGCACGGGGCGATGTACGCGCCCCAGGCCGCGTTCTTCACCGAGATGTTCGCGACGCGCATGCGCTACTCCGGTGCGTCGATCGGCGCCCAGTTCGCCTCGGTCGCGGCGGGCGCGCCCGCGCCGCTGATCGCCACCGCGCTGCTGTCCGACTACGGCAGCTCCACACCGATCGCACTGTACGTCATCGCCGCTGCCGTGCTCACGGTCATCGCGGTGGCGGCGGCCGAGGAAACGCGCCACCGGGACCTGGCCGACGTCGCTCTTCCCACCGGCCCGGGAGCGGACCGGACGACCGCCGCGGCGCAGGACGCCCGCACCACCTGA